One genomic region from Croceicoccus sp. YJ47 encodes:
- a CDS encoding penicillin-binding protein 2 yields MAWIAFFFAMFTAVLLLRVAVLGFFESDGVPVRAGDALLPDRGQITDRNGVPLARDFQSYALWFNPKAMEGGPPLTRPAAEIAKKLVAIFPDMDEADLTRRLASGKGQYLRRRILPAEATKVFAIGEPALNPPEEPSRYYPEGNLAAHVLGYVASDGKGRVGMEQVYDAQLSDRATRGTPVPLSIDARVQAALEDELMRGIGEAQALGAAGIVLDVDTGEVIALASLPSFDPNKIDEEGMKLMFNRVTNQVYELGSTFKPLAVAAAIDAGTVTNLARRYPAGHGLRVGRFTIRDSHSLGASLNVPEALMHSSNIVTAQIADELGSKRMKAKMELLGFNERPRIELPARGFPIWRSGEWPRLTTMTVAYGHGIAVTPLHLASAYAAMVNGGIWRPATLHKLAPGEAPKGRRVFKEATSARMRQMLRMIVVDGTGRKAEAPGFRLGGKTGSAEKPTDGGYARTTLVTTFASAFPMDNPRYVVITMFDEPKGTPATSYQRTAAWNAAPAVGRLVPRIGPMLGVYPEENRDIDLSDLMPLVGGAH; encoded by the coding sequence ATGGCGTGGATCGCGTTTTTCTTCGCCATGTTCACCGCCGTGCTGTTGCTGCGCGTCGCGGTGCTGGGCTTTTTTGAAAGCGACGGCGTGCCCGTGCGCGCGGGCGATGCGCTGCTTCCCGATCGGGGGCAGATCACCGACCGTAACGGCGTCCCGCTGGCGCGCGATTTTCAATCCTATGCGCTCTGGTTCAATCCCAAGGCGATGGAGGGCGGTCCGCCATTGACCCGGCCCGCCGCCGAAATCGCGAAAAAGCTGGTCGCGATCTTTCCCGACATGGACGAGGCGGACCTGACCCGGCGGCTCGCCTCGGGCAAGGGGCAATATCTGCGCCGCCGTATCCTCCCCGCAGAGGCCACGAAGGTGTTCGCCATTGGCGAGCCCGCGCTGAACCCGCCCGAAGAGCCCAGCCGCTATTATCCCGAAGGCAATCTTGCCGCGCATGTGCTGGGCTATGTCGCGTCCGACGGCAAGGGGCGCGTCGGCATGGAGCAGGTGTATGACGCGCAGCTGTCCGACCGGGCGACGCGCGGCACGCCCGTGCCGCTTTCGATCGACGCGCGGGTGCAGGCCGCGCTCGAGGATGAACTCATGCGCGGCATTGGCGAGGCGCAGGCCCTGGGCGCGGCGGGCATCGTGCTCGACGTCGATACGGGCGAGGTGATCGCGCTCGCCTCGCTTCCCTCCTTCGATCCGAACAAGATCGACGAGGAGGGCATGAAGCTGATGTTCAACCGGGTCACGAACCAGGTCTACGAACTCGGCTCCACGTTCAAGCCGCTCGCCGTTGCCGCCGCGATCGACGCGGGCACGGTCACCAATCTGGCGCGGCGTTACCCGGCCGGCCACGGGCTTCGCGTCGGGCGCTTCACCATTCGCGACAGCCACTCGCTCGGCGCGAGCCTCAACGTGCCCGAAGCCTTGATGCATTCCTCCAACATCGTCACGGCGCAGATCGCGGACGAGCTGGGGTCGAAGCGCATGAAGGCGAAGATGGAGCTGCTCGGCTTTAACGAGCGGCCCCGGATCGAACTTCCGGCGCGCGGCTTTCCCATCTGGCGGAGCGGGGAATGGCCGCGGCTGACGACGATGACGGTCGCCTATGGCCACGGCATCGCGGTGACGCCGCTCCATCTCGCCAGCGCCTATGCCGCGATGGTGAACGGCGGCATCTGGCGCCCGGCGACCCTGCACAAGCTCGCCCCCGGCGAAGCGCCCAAGGGCCGCCGCGTGTTCAAGGAAGCGACGAGCGCCCGCATGCGGCAGATGCTGCGCATGATCGTGGTCGACGGCACCGGGCGCAAGGCGGAGGCACCGGGCTTCCGTCTCGGCGGGAAGACGGGCAGCGCGGAAAAGCCGACCGATGGCGGCTATGCCCGCACGACGCTGGTGACGACCTTTGCCTCCGCCTTTCCGATGGACAATCCGCGCTATGTCGTGATCACCATGTTCGACGAGCCGAAGGGCACGCCCGCCACCTCGTATCAACGGACCGCGGCATGGAATGCGGCGCCCGCCGTCGGTCGGCTCGTGCCGCGGATCGGCCCGATGCTGGGCGTGTATCCGGAAGAAAACCGCGACATCGACCTGTCCGACCTGATGCCGCTGGTGGGGGGAGCGCATTGA